The genomic window GAATCTCACCTCTCATATCTATTATTCATCTTACACATACTCAAGCCTCGATGATTATGCAGAGGATGCAAGTGGAAATATGTATGCAGTTTCCTACATTGCACCTCAGGGAGATGCTGATCCAACTTCTCCTTTTGCCATTTCTAAATCTGCTGACAATGGTAACACTTGGACGACCATTGGTTATGAAAGAACTCCTGGTGCACATCTTTGGTGTTCAGAGCTTGAAATAACAAACCTAGGTCATTTGTTTGCGATTAAAAAGAAAGACGTTAAAGAAATACGATACTCTATTGATAATGGAGTTTCTTGGAGCAATATTGCTGCTTCAAATAGTGTAAACGAGCTTCATCACTTGAGAGCAGTTAGCAGTGGAGAGCTTTATTATCTCGAAAACGAGGTTTTGAAGAAAGTCTCAGCAGACGGGTTAACAGTTACGGATGTTTATACCTTCGCTATTGCCAGTGGGCAATCATCACTTGAAGCTAAACTGAGACTGGAAGTTATGAGTGATGACACACTCGTTGTTAACGTAAGGTATCGTGATGGGGGAATCACAGAAACGATGTCAATTTTTACCTCAACTGATGGTGGGGGAACTTGGAATGAAAAATTAAAAATTGCTTCATCTACTTTTGCAGCTCCATATCTGTTTACAAATGGAACTAGTGATATTTACTATATCTTAAGCGGAAAGATTTACGAGAGTAAAGATCGGGGCAATAGTTGGAATGAGATCTACGATGGCTCATTAGGTAGTGCAAGACACATAGTATTTTCTTCAGATAATCAGCTCTTCTTCTCTGCTGGAGATAATGTAATTACTTATTCAAACGTTAAAGCAAGTTGGTTTGTCGTTTGGAGTTCTGCTGTCGCTATCACACCTGATTATGGCAGTGAAATAGCAAATCTCATCAATTGTAAGTTAAGCTCTAAAAGAGTTTGTGTTGTTGCTGTAAACTATAATAAGGGACTGGATAGTGCGAATTATATTTGGCCGTTAAATTAAATGAGTAAGATACTATTAACAACTGATCGAACTGTAGTAAGAAGAATCGAAACAAGTGATCTCGGTATTCTTACAAAAATGATGACTGATTCTGAGACAATGAAGCACACTGGATTTCGTGTTCCTCAAACAATCGAAACTATCAATGAAAAAGTAAAAGTATGGACGACTGATAACAGAGTGTGGGGAGTCCAAGAAAAAACTACTGCCGATTTTATTGGTTGGTTTATGCTTAAAGATACAGGACTTGGCTTTCCTGAACTTGGGTTTATGATTACTAAAGAGAAGTGGGGAATGGGCCATGCTTCTGAAGTCGCTCGAGCCATTTTAGATTACGCTTTTGATGAACTTAAAATTGAAAAAGTCGTCGCGAGAGCCGATCGAACAAATATTGCATCTATTAAGGTGTTAGAGAAGATTGGGATGCACCTTGAACCTCTAAAGTCCAATGAAAAGAGCGTATTCTTTTCCAAGTCTTAATACTTGTAATCATTACATACCTTTTAAATTATCTAGTAATAATGTTAACAATATTTTATCTCTAACTTGTTTAATAAGCCGGAGATTTATGTGAAAACTATTTTTGTTGGATTAATTTTATCGTTGTTATCAATAACTAGTTCTGCTGCTACTAAAGAGCAGGTTTTTAATTGGTTTGAATCTCTTCAGGATCAATCATATACATTGAAGGGGTCTGAAGGCTGTGGTGAGATTTCAATTTCAAAAGTAATGTATGACTTCGGAGCTGGGCCAAACACTCCAATGATCGTTATTAAGTCTGAAGAGTTAGGTGAGGAAATTCACCTGGCCGGAAGTAAATTCCACGATAAGAATAGAAGCATAAGTGCTGATAAGTATACTTTTAAAATGAAAGGTGGTTGCGAAGGTGACTTCTTCAATGGCATGTGCGAAACAAAATTTGAGATTACTAAAAGTGATGATACAGTTCTTTCTTTGAAGCTCATCAAGAAGAAAAGTAAATTTCTTTTGCCTGTTTCAAAAACAGTGATGAACTGTTCTTTGTAAAAATTAAAAATGGGAGAATACTACTTCTCCCAACTTCGATTAGGCATAGGCATGTTTTATGCTTTCATGATTTTTCTGATTATTGAATCTTCGCTTCTTCCAATCCATTAGCTGTTCTTCGATATCTGCTTCCATATGCAAATAGCAGTGATAGGGATTGTGTGCTATTTTTCTAGAATAAAAAGTTTCTGTTAATGATTTAACCATAATTTCGCCAATGTATCTAGATTTTCGTTTTACAAAGTTTAAGGCAATAGAACAATGAGCAGGACATTTTTCTTTGAGGATGTCCATGCGTTTTCTAATCTGTTGATATTGAGTTTGACTAAGTTCAATACCAAAATAATTAACATTCGGTTCATGTGAGATTTGTAAGTCTCTTTCAAATAACATACTGCCTCCTTGTTAATGTTGAAGGTCAAAGTGTTTCTAAATCTTTAATGAATTAGTCAGATATATAAGATCCTGAAATTAGAACTCTTTGACCGTGACATATAAAAAATAATATCAAAAATATGAACGTCAATATTTCAAGGAAATTTTTTTTTAGTTTCTAACCTTGACACTATTCCTTGCGATACCAGATTAAAATAAATAGATCGACGGAGGGTCTTAAGTTATTACGTTTGAAGATAAATACTTAATTTTTCTAATTTAAAAGCCAAACACTTTTAGGTAGCAAAGAGAGAACTAGGTAGATATTTTTGAAGTGTTTCTCTTTGCAATATGTGACAAGGAGATGCATATGATAAGTCCATTAAGTGAATTAAATGTCCTAGGAAATGTACGTTTTTTCAATCTCAGAATAAATGAGGATGATGAGCAAGAGATTTACTCGATTCTCTCTCCTGTTAACTCATTATTTCGCGCTCATAAAAATAACTCGATTTATATTTTTAAAGATGGTGAGAACGTTCATGCCGAGGCCCTTATTAACATCAATGGAATTTTAAGAAAATCCCAAGCAATGGGGCAATCCGCAGTCGATGTTTTGAAAAAACTTGTTCCTCGTATTTTGAAGAACACTTCAATGATGGCTCGAGTATATGAAAGAAATTATGAACTAGTGGGGTAGATGATGGATAAGACAAAAAATAATATCTTACTTATTGCTGCTGCATTTATTTTTGGAGGACTTCTTACTTACTTCATTACTGACTACATCAGATTGAAACAAGGCGATCTGAATAGAGACAGGGTAAGATCAACTAGAAATCTTGAATTAAATGATCCTTTCTCACAAATGGATAGGCTTCACCAACAAATGCAAAATAGAATGAATAGCTTTTTTAGTTCGTCCCTGTCCGATATAGGGTCATTTGAGAGTATGGTGAGTGATGACATTAAAGTCGAAGAATTTGAAGATGATAAATTTAAGTATGTGAATATCATCACTGATGGAATTGATAAGGACTCCCTAAAAATGGATATTGCTAATGGAATGATATCTATATCCGGACAAATATCGAAAACAAATAATAGTCAGTCACCAAATTCTACTGCAATCTCTAGCTTTACATCAAGTTTTGCTCGTAGCTTCACAATTCCAGATGGTGTAGCTGAAGACAAGGTTGTTGTTGATACAGACGATGATAAAATTATAATCAAGTTTCCTAAGGTTAATAGTTAGAAGGAGGTTGAAGTATGAATGAGAAAGTTAGTCGTCAAACCACAACTCAAGTAAGAGATTTGCTCTTTTTTTTAACAGCACCTGTAATATATCTTCAAGTTCTACCGGCACTTCTTATTGATGTATTTGTGACAATATATCAAAAGATATGCTTTCCCATTTATGGAATTCCGCTTGTCGAGAGGAAAGATTATGTTAAGTTTGATCGACATTTGATCAAATTTTTAAATCCTATTCAGAAATTAAATTGTCTGTATTGCCGTTACTTTAATGGGGTAATTGCTTATGTGAAGGAAGTTGCCGCACGTACCGAGGTTTTTTGGTGTCCTCTTCGCAATCTGAAGAGAGTTGGAGAACATGAGTATTATAAGAATTTTGCACATAGGGATGATCATAATGAGTTTAGAAAACGCTATAATCGCTGGAGCTCTTAGGGTGTAAAGTATCAGCTTTAAAATGGATTTTACTGAGAAAAAGTGTAAACTTTTTTGACAGTATTCATAAAAATTACATTCTGTTCATTGTTACTCATCTGATCGGTTACTATATTACCAATTATTTAAAACTGATTACGGAGTCGATATGAAGAGATTATTATTAGGTTTTCTAATCTTAAGTGGCGTTCTAGCCTCAATTTCAGATGCAAATGCAAATGGAAGTTTTGAAGAGTATGACATTGCATGTATCAAAAAAATGAAATGTTCTGAGTATAATGATGGAAAATCTAATTTACTAAGAGCCATCGTCGCAGATCATCAGGTTTCAGCGACAATCCCTGATCGTGTATTTATAAAAATCGCTTTTCGCAATAGCGCTGGTCAAGATATCGTTCTTACAGGAAAGAATGACTTCTATGGAATAAATATAAATTCAAGATTTTTGAGAGCAACTCCAGCTCAGCATAATAAATCGAGAATGAATCAGTATGAAGTAGCAGTTAAAGAATGTAATAATATGATTGAAAATCTCGAATTTATGTATGACAAGTGTGAATAAGGGATCATGCCTTTGCGGTGTAGTTAAATTTGAAGTAGTTGGAGAGTTAGAATCTTTCTTCCTTTGTCATTGTAAGTATTGTCAGAAGGATACTGGGTCTGCCCATGCTGCCAATATCTTTACTTCTAAGGCTACTCTGACTTGGTTAAATGGAGAAGATAAAGTTAAGACTTTTAATCTCCCAAATACAAGGCATGTAAAAAACTTTTGTTCGAATTGTTCTTCTGCTCTTCCTGTAAAGGTTTCTGATTCTAATATGATTGTCATACCAGCTGGTTCACTTGATACTAATGTTAGTATCGTTCCTAGTGCTCATATTTTTACAGCAAGCAGAGCAGGATGGGATAAAGATCTTGAACAGGTTTGTGAATTTGAATCTTTTCCTAAATAATACTATGTAGAAAGTTCACACTATCTTTTCTATCAGCACGTCTATTTATAAGTTTCACATAGATCTTTTCAAAGGATAATGTGATGCTTAGATATCTTCTTTTACTCCTACTTGTTCAAAGTTCTTTCGCGGTACCGTTCCCAAAAATTCAGGGGCAGTATGAAGTAGGTCTAAAGCATTATACATTCAAAGATTTTTCACGGCGTGAAGATTTTAAGCACCAAGCAAGAAACTCGTTTGAGTGTAATGTTTCAGGGAGTTATCGCTCTATTGCCGTTGATGTTTATTATCCTGCTTCTCAAACGATAGGTTTTGCAAAGTCATCTTATTTACCTCAGGCCGTAGCAAAGTTATTTGGTCTTCCCGATGATGTTACTAGAATGGAAAAGCAAAGCTTTTTAAATGCCACACCTTTAAATGAAAAATTTCCTTTGATTTTCTTTTCTCCAGGTCTTGGAATTTCGAGTTTATTCTACACAGCACTACTTGAAGAGGTTGCGAGTCATGGTTATATTGTTGCAGCATTTTCTCATCCATTCATGTCTGGAAATGTTTATCTTTCAGATTCTCAATGTGCAATTCCAATGATTGATCTTCCAACAGAGAGAGAAGAGCTTGTTGTGCTACTTGATAAGTTAATTTCAAAGAACCTCGGCGATTTTGAGTTTGTAAGAAAGAAGCTTGCTTCACTGTTTAATTATTCAAAACTCTTTGTGATGGGACATTCTGGTGGTGGAATGAGTGCAACAATGTATTGTGATAAACCTTTTACAAAATGCGACGGAGTCGTGAACTTAGATGGTGGTGACTTCACGGGAATTGGCGTCGAGGTCCCTGGAGCATGGCCTAAGAAAAAATCAACTTCCTATCTTAAAATACATTCTGCAAGTTTTCCTGACATTGATAAAATTCCTGGCTCTGAATTTGGTAATAAGCAATACTTGGTTGATGTTGATAAAATCGATCATCAAACTTTTAGTGACAAGGCTTTTTTCCCAGGTCTTATTCCAGGAGATTATCTCGCTCCAGATGATTCTCACTTTATTATTGTCTCAAATGTACTTAGTTTCCTTAAAGCTCAAAACACTGGAAATCCTGTTAGATGGCCACATTTTGGGGACTATCGCGATGAGCTTTTTCATCTGAAGAAGCCGTAGTCTTGGCACAGACATTGCTTTAATTTACTCATATCGTGAATAACAACACTTAAATTTGTTGGAAAAAGTACTGTCCTAACGGCTGCACATTGTCTCTTCAGACAAGAAAAGGGTAATGAAGTAATAAAAAATATGTATTTCTATCCCGGCGATAAAAATGCAACTCAGCACTATCAAGATAATTGTCGTTTATGGCAAGTTTCTGAGAGAGTTGTTCAGTATGATTGTGACATATTCAAGGGGCAAAGAGGATCTGCACTAATTAGATATAGTGAGGAATTTAAACTTTACTATATTCTTGGTGTCATTACTTCTGAGCATATTTATAAGAACTTGGGAAGTCGACTAACTCCTGAAGGACAAAAAATAATTAGGGCCATAAGTGATGAGACATATAATGCCTCAAATTTTAATGAGCAGTTTGTAACGCTTGATCATTCGCTCTCTAAAGAAATAAATATCATCGTAAAAAATGACTGCTCAAAGCCTTTACTCTTGGCCACCTACTATAAAAATTTAGATCAAGGTTGGCTAATAGATGGTTTCTACACTCTTGAAGGTGGTGAAACAAAGGTCTTTCATAAAACGGAAAATGGGATTTTCTATTTTGCTGGCACTTACAATCGTGGACAAACATATGCGAATAGATATGATTTAACTCGTAATCTCGATAATGGAAATGGGAAAACGTTAAATTTGAAAAGAGTAATACAAAAGTTTGGGGTGATTATATCAAAACTTTTAAATGTAACTAGAAGAGGTTCTTCTAGTTACTTTCTTAATACGCTCTTGCTACAAATTTTTTGAATACTTCTTTATGTTTTGGTAGATCAAAGTCAGCGGCAACCGAAACTCGAACAATATAGTCTTTATCGCTCTCTTTTGTCGTTCCTTGGGTTGATGTAGCTGGTACTGTCCAGTAACACCCTTTTAGTTGTCCGTAGCTCACACAGTGCTTACTTTCAGTAGGAATTGCCTCTATCATCATACGAATAAGTTTATGATTAAGCTCGCGCTTATGTTCTTCGTTGTTAGCTGGAAGATCTAATGAAAAAACCGAAGGCGTGAAAGTTGCATTTGCAAGCTCATGTGATACAAAATTAATTTTCGCCTTTGGTAGCAATTCGTGAATATAGTCAACAAAAGCACGAGTGTTTGTATAGGCCTTTGCAATTCTTTCATTCATTCCAGGCATTTCTCTTGTTAGTATTTGTAGTTGTAAATTTGTCGCAGTATTATCACATAGGGTAAGGTGATCGATGATATAATCCATATAATCACTAGCGCTATCACTTGCTAGCGCATAACCTGCAGTACACAATCCACCACTTGGAAATTTAGAACCACTGACATAAGAGATAACTTTCACGTCATGAAGATATCCATTGTCTCCGAAGAACTTCACGTTTGGACAGAAAGTCTGATCGAGATTAAAGACCGCCTCAATAGCAGTTTTTCCATCTTTTGTTTGTCTTGGCTTTTTAAGTGTTTCACGAAGTTTAATAAGATCAGGGATCTCAACGCGTGGGTTTGTCGGGATCTCTCCAATAATAAATGGTACAGCATCAGCGTGAGCTACATCTGTGAGGATGCGCTCAAGCTCTAGAACCATGTCTTTACCACTATCAACTGGAAGATCGATAATTTCAACATTGTTAATTACCGCAGCAACACGTCTTGCTTGATCATTTGTACCACCATAGCAATTTGGTGGAACAATAAATTTAATATCTTTACCAGCATGCTTCTTATTTGCGTAATGAACTTGGCCCATCATAATTGCATATTGTGCTGAAAGACCACAGTTACTAAAAGCGACTTTCGTCTTTGAACTTGTAATTTCTTGGATAGTTCTTGTGAGATCATTTGCATTCACAGTTTCAATTGCACGAGCACTCTTTTCTAATATCGCTTTGATCACAGTTAGACAATTTTGTGGTGTCATTGCGATCGACTCGCGACGTCTCACGTGTTGTATTTCTTTTATATACTCGGCACTATTATCATTAACACAGATAACACTTCCAAGTCCTGGATAGAGAGCGACGTTAATATCGCCCTTTTCTGTACCATCAATTACAATTGATGTGCCTTCGAAATTCTTATCAAGAGTTTCATTTTGTATAAAGTCATACTGATATACACTTTTAAACAATTCGGACAGTGGGGAAGCAGAGACAATTTGCGTTTGCTTACCATTTAACTTATTCGCTCTCAGGACAGCAAGTACTGGCATAATCTGTGACGAAAATGCAATGACACTTTCTGGATTAAGTCCTGATTCCTTCGCAATAACCCATTCAAGTACGCAAGATAGAGGATGACCTAGGCGAATATAGTCGTATGCTGTCGGAAGCTCATCGAGTTCAACTCCACTTTCTAATTTATTAAGAAACTCAACCTTGGCCAGTGACTCATTATAGATATCAAGCCTGTGAGTCGTTAAGCGCAACCAATCGGAAGGCATATTGTCGATGATTTTTGCGAGTGTTTGTTTAATGTTATTATCCATATAGAGGTCCATTATTTAGTAAATATTTCCCGTCATTTTACGCTAGAATTGGTAAAAAGTCCCAACCTAAGTGTGCCATTTCACTCAAGTGGTTTAAGAAAGGAGCTTTTTCACCGATAAGTAGTTGAATTATGCAGTGACTATTTTGGAAACTTTAATATGAAGCTTTGTAAATTCTTGTTCATTTCTATAATCGGCCTTGCTACTTTAGCCGAGAATATCGATTTAAATTCTCTTACAATACGAACTTCAGTGGATCAAAGTAAGACATATAAAATAAAGAAAATAACTATCTCTAGACCCGGTGCTAATGAATCAAAAGAAATTACCATTGAAACATATGGGAGTGAAAAGTGTGTTATTCCTATCGATCAAATTATTAAGACACCAAGACCAAGTTATCAGGGTTGTACTCACTGCTTAAAAGATGATGTTGAGGTTGAAGATTATTATGTGCAACTTTTCCTAAATAGTATAAATCCAAGTATCTCATGTGATGTTAAAGATGGCGTGACAACAGGATTTAATTTCGCGGGGGGAACGACAATTAACGGTAAATCGAGTTTTTCAATGGTTGGTCTTATCTTTAACATGGCCGTGTATACAGATGGAGAGTTCGAATCAAAACCGTATGAAAAGGATTCTGTTGATAAATTTCTCGATGATGCTGCAGATATCTTACTTCGAATGGCCTTTTAAGAAATTTTCTGCACTATAGATTCCTGTTAAACTAATTCCTGTGCTTGCTGATTTAATTTTTCCATTGTCGAGAAAAAGTACTGTTGGGGTGGCCTTGACTTCAACTTCAAAAGCGGTGTCAGGATCATTGATAAATGTGAAAGGAAAATTCTCTTTCTTAAGAAAAATTCTAGTCGTGTTCTCAGCTTCAAATGGATTTATTGCAAAAATTTGATCTTTAGAAATCTTGCCTGCCTTAACTGAATTTTTTAATCTCATCATCTCAAGCTTGCATGGGCCACAGGTTGTCGTCCAAAAAATTGCAATTGCCCGCGACTTAGGAGGGAAGCTCATCTTTTCCCTTGTCTCTATTACTTCAACAGTTTTATTTTGAATCACTTTGTCGGCTAACTTGAAGTTATTTGCGATGATAGGTGCTTTTGAAAACATAAAAAATAAAATGAGGAGAATAAAAACAATATTGCTTTTCAAGAACTAACCCTTAAAGTTTTTTCGAGTACTGAGATAGTGATCAAGTAGCTTCGATGATCTTTGATAATCAGACTCCATCAAAGTTGAATTAATGAAAAAATCAGCGCTCGTTTGATTACATGCCATTGGAATATTGTAGAGTGTTGCAATTCGAAGTAGTGCTTTAATATCTGGATCATGGGCCATCGATTCTAATGGGTCCCAGAAAAATATTAGCATGTCGATTTTACCTTCAACAACTGCTGTCCCGATCTGAAAGTCGCCACCAATAGGTCCACTTAAAAAACGTTGGACTTTAACTCCAAGCTTTTCCTCAAGCAGTCTTCCTGTTGTGCCTGTTGCACAGAGATTATGCTTAGCTAGCTTATCTTTATGGTCGATACACCATTGGATGAGGTCTGCTTTGCGATGGTCGTGGGCCACGAGGGCGATAGTTTTCTTTTTCATAAATTAATTTTAAACCTAAGATATAATGAAGTATAGGTTTTTTTAGGGGGATATTTTAATGAGTTGGAAAGTAGATCTCAATGGAAAATCAAAGCTTCTTTATTTCCTTCATTGATCACTCCTAGATTCTGTCGATTATCGTAGTACCTATTTTAAATAGTATATGAGGCTTCGGGAAGATTATGTGGCAAGGTTTGAAGAGAGGGAATAAAAAAAAGCCAGGTGTTGCCTGGCTTTATATTTACTTAATGATAAATTGATCAAAGGAATCACTCAAAACAGGAAAACACTTTTTTGAAATCATAATTAATTCATTTAAATTTCTAGCGACTTCTTCACTAATACTTTTCATCTCGCTGTGATCCGCATCACCAATCCATTGCATTTGATAATCGATTTTGTTTGTAAGTTTCATTAACTGATTTCTAAAATCTTCAAGATGCTCATTAAAACTTACTGCATATGATCCTGGGTAATTTTTCACTGGTAGTAAAAGTAATGTTGTTCTAAGCATTGCACTTCCTGTCGAAATTTTTGCAATTATCTCATCGTTATACTTCCACGTATCTCTTTCAAAGTTTAGATCAATTGAACTCTTCGCGTAGTAAAGGTTACTAATCGCATTTAGTATAATTGAGCTCATCTGAAATTCAAGTTGAGATGAAGTCATCATTGGTCTTGCATACACTTCATATGAGAAAGCATGGTATAAAGCTTCTGCTCTCTCGGCATCTTCCTCATTCATTCCTGCTAAGTGTGCTGTCTCATGAATTATCACACCCATAATATGATTTTTAAGATCGTATGGAGCTATAACGGTTAGCGCTTCAAATGAAATACAAATTCTACCTGTAATATCAAAACTAGTAACTCTTGCAACTCTTGTGGAGTGATTGTCATCTGCCCCTAGTGAAAGGCAAGGACTCTCATCGTGAAAGAGAAATCTATCATCAGCATAAAGTTTGTCTTTATTAATCGCTAGATCAACGTAATCTTTTATTACATTTGCGAGTCTAAGACTTTCTTCCATTAATTCCATCCACTCGCCTGAGTCGATATCTGTTTGATCGAGCAGAATATTGATTTCCTTAATTCTTTTGCTCGCATCTTCAGACTCTTGTGAGTAAGGCTTTAAGGCCTGAATAAAAAATTTTGAATCTTCATGGCGATTGTTTTCTTGTAATGCTATGTTGATAACTTCAAACGGGTGATTAGTACCTTTTTTTGTTCTTATGTCATTAAGAACGCTATCAAATGCAGCTCGTACTTCTTTCACTGTCGAAGTAGGTTGATCTGTTCCACCAACGTGACCAGCACCTTCGCCTGCCCAAATGTTCACATTTAATAAAATACTCGAAACTGCTAATAGTAATGTCTTTTTCATATCTCTCTCCTAACACAAAGTTATTTTGTTGCTAGAGAAAGTAGCCTTCAGTGAAAATTTTATCAATACTATATTAATTAATTATTAGGCATGTTATTAACTTTATAGTTAATAAAGGTGTGCTAAGTGAAAGTAATCTTTGAATTTGATGACTATAAACAATATGTTAGAGATCTTATACTTCTCATGCCCAAGAAGGGGAGAGGACAATATAAGCTTTTAGGAGAATATCTTAATATCGGAAGTGTAGTGACTTCTCAGGTGTTTAATGGAGATAAAGAATTAACTCCTGATCAGGCCTTTCTATGTGCTGAGTTCTTAGGTTTAAATGATCTTGAAAGAGAGTTCTTTATCCTTTTGGTTAATTATTCCAGAGCTTCTCATTACAAGTTAAAAGATTTTTATTCTGATCAAATAAAAGAACATCGAAAGAAAGCGTTATCTCTTTCTAGTCATATGAAAAAAAGCACGGTTATAAGTGATGAGGCAAAACAGATATTCTATTCAGATTGGTCTTATAGCGCTATTAGCTTGGCAACCTGTATTGATAAAATAAAGAGCGCTGATGATGTAGCCAGATATCTGAAGCTTGATCTAATTGAAGTAAAATCGAAACTCAATTTTCTCCTCCAGCATAATCTCGTCGTTGAGAAAGAGGATGGGTTAGCCCTCGGGACGGGAACAACATTTCTTGATAAGAAGTCACCTCTTCTTAATTCACATCGTAAGAACTGGAGAATAAAAGGAATGGAGGACTTGTCAAGAAAGGATAGCCTTTTCTTGGTTGCTCCACTTTGTCTATCTAAAAAATTACGAAAAAAACTACACGCTAATCTTCTCAAGGTAATTAATGAGACTTTAGAGGATATATCTAAAGAGGATGCGGAAGAGCTCGTTTGTCTAAATATCGATTTGTTTCCTGTTTAGCTTACTTTTTTACACGTTTTTAAGAAAAATTGAGATAGATGTGGTACAGATAACATCTATAAATAAAGGATAGTTTAATGATTCAAGACGTATATGATAAAATATTGGAAAATGTCGATGTTACAGCAATGGATAAGTTTAAAAACTTATTACAAAAATCGATTACCGTCGCAATCATTCCAGAAAATGATCCGAAACCATATATTGAAACTCTTTCATTTAAATTTGGGCCTATGCTTGAAGGACTTGAAT from Bacteriovorax sp. Seq25_V includes these protein-coding regions:
- a CDS encoding TIGR02147 family protein encodes the protein MKVIFEFDDYKQYVRDLILLMPKKGRGQYKLLGEYLNIGSVVTSQVFNGDKELTPDQAFLCAEFLGLNDLEREFFILLVNYSRASHYKLKDFYSDQIKEHRKKALSLSSHMKKSTVISDEAKQIFYSDWSYSAISLATCIDKIKSADDVARYLKLDLIEVKSKLNFLLQHNLVVEKEDGLALGTGTTFLDKKSPLLNSHRKNWRIKGMEDLSRKDSLFLVAPLCLSKKLRKKLHANLLKVINETLEDISKEDAEELVCLNIDLFPV
- a CDS encoding alpha/beta hydrolase, translating into MLRYLLLLLLVQSSFAVPFPKIQGQYEVGLKHYTFKDFSRREDFKHQARNSFECNVSGSYRSIAVDVYYPASQTIGFAKSSYLPQAVAKLFGLPDDVTRMEKQSFLNATPLNEKFPLIFFSPGLGISSLFYTALLEEVASHGYIVAAFSHPFMSGNVYLSDSQCAIPMIDLPTEREELVVLLDKLISKNLGDFEFVRKKLASLFNYSKLFVMGHSGGGMSATMYCDKPFTKCDGVVNLDGGDFTGIGVEVPGAWPKKKSTSYLKIHSASFPDIDKIPGSEFGNKQYLVDVDKIDHQTFSDKAFFPGLIPGDYLAPDDSHFIIVSNVLSFLKAQNTGNPVRWPHFGDYRDELFHLKKP
- a CDS encoding GNAT family N-acetyltransferase codes for the protein MSKILLTTDRTVVRRIETSDLGILTKMMTDSETMKHTGFRVPQTIETINEKVKVWTTDNRVWGVQEKTTADFIGWFMLKDTGLGFPELGFMITKEKWGMGHASEVARAILDYAFDELKIEKVVARADRTNIASIKVLEKIGMHLEPLKSNEKSVFFSKS
- a CDS encoding methylglyoxal synthase, yielding MKKKTIALVAHDHRKADLIQWCIDHKDKLAKHNLCATGTTGRLLEEKLGVKVQRFLSGPIGGDFQIGTAVVEGKIDMLIFFWDPLESMAHDPDIKALLRIATLYNIPMACNQTSADFFINSTLMESDYQRSSKLLDHYLSTRKNFKG
- a CDS encoding cystathionine beta-synthase, coding for MDNNIKQTLAKIIDNMPSDWLRLTTHRLDIYNESLAKVEFLNKLESGVELDELPTAYDYIRLGHPLSCVLEWVIAKESGLNPESVIAFSSQIMPVLAVLRANKLNGKQTQIVSASPLSELFKSVYQYDFIQNETLDKNFEGTSIVIDGTEKGDINVALYPGLGSVICVNDNSAEYIKEIQHVRRRESIAMTPQNCLTVIKAILEKSARAIETVNANDLTRTIQEITSSKTKVAFSNCGLSAQYAIMMGQVHYANKKHAGKDIKFIVPPNCYGGTNDQARRVAAVINNVEIIDLPVDSGKDMVLELERILTDVAHADAVPFIIGEIPTNPRVEIPDLIKLRETLKKPRQTKDGKTAIEAVFNLDQTFCPNVKFFGDNGYLHDVKVISYVSGSKFPSGGLCTAGYALASDSASDYMDYIIDHLTLCDNTATNLQLQILTREMPGMNERIAKAYTNTRAFVDYIHELLPKAKINFVSHELANATFTPSVFSLDLPANNEEHKRELNHKLIRMMIEAIPTESKHCVSYGQLKGCYWTVPATSTQGTTKESDKDYIVRVSVAADFDLPKHKEVFKKFVARAY
- a CDS encoding Hsp20 family protein, which translates into the protein MDKTKNNILLIAAAFIFGGLLTYFITDYIRLKQGDLNRDRVRSTRNLELNDPFSQMDRLHQQMQNRMNSFFSSSLSDIGSFESMVSDDIKVEEFEDDKFKYVNIITDGIDKDSLKMDIANGMISISGQISKTNNSQSPNSTAISSFTSSFARSFTIPDGVAEDKVVVDTDDDKIIIKFPKVNS
- a CDS encoding GFA family protein produces the protein MTSVNKGSCLCGVVKFEVVGELESFFLCHCKYCQKDTGSAHAANIFTSKATLTWLNGEDKVKTFNLPNTRHVKNFCSNCSSALPVKVSDSNMIVIPAGSLDTNVSIVPSAHIFTASRAGWDKDLEQVCEFESFPK
- a CDS encoding serine protease, yielding MYFYPGDKNATQHYQDNCRLWQVSERVVQYDCDIFKGQRGSALIRYSEEFKLYYILGVITSEHIYKNLGSRLTPEGQKIIRAISDETYNASNFNEQFVTLDHSLSKEINIIVKNDCSKPLLLATYYKNLDQGWLIDGFYTLEGGETKVFHKTENGIFYFAGTYNRGQTYANRYDLTRNLDNGNGKTLNLKRVIQKFGVIISKLLNVTRRGSSSYFLNTLLLQIF
- a CDS encoding TlpA disulfide reductase family protein, translating into MKSNIVFILLILFFMFSKAPIIANNFKLADKVIQNKTVEVIETREKMSFPPKSRAIAIFWTTTCGPCKLEMMRLKNSVKAGKISKDQIFAINPFEAENTTRIFLKKENFPFTFINDPDTAFEVEVKATPTVLFLDNGKIKSASTGISLTGIYSAENFLKGHSK